A genome region from Bemisia tabaci chromosome 3, PGI_BMITA_v3 includes the following:
- the LOC109041631 gene encoding craniofacial development protein 2-like, which produces MEKKRTLRLKLRKRTLNFGTWNVQGISTKLTEVVSEIKNHGVDVSVLTETKKKGRGSESLGDYDMFFSGVSKEQRAQQGVAILIRKTLRKYINNWEAVSPRIIKMNLTVCGHRIAILGVYGVNDDAPVGLKDQFFDQLNDEIEQIGTTREVLIMGDLNGRTGSRRGCKVVGPYGEEVVNDSSIRIIDSCDQNDLKILNGFYQRRDIHKYTWVQPTRGLRSIIDYVIVRQKSKMKVQHVRVCRGLSCGSDHYFLEARIAFPAKDGQRVEPVQQDQQQERVVLHRKKYNIDSLHHDSVKRLYR; this is translated from the coding sequence ATGGAAAAAAAACGGACTCTTCGACTCAAACTAAGGAAAAGGACACTGAATTTTGGAACTTGGAATGTCCAAGGGATATCGACGAAATTGACGGAGGTTGTGTCGGAGATAAAGAATCACGGGGTGGACGTATCAGTACTAACAGAAACCAAGAAGAAAGGCCGCGGATCTGAAAGTTTAGGAGATTACGACATGTTTTTCAGTGGAGTAAGTAAGGAACAACGGGCTCAGCAGGGTGTTGCAATTCTTATACGGAAAACCTTGCGGAAGTACATTAACAACTGGGAAGCTGTGAGTCCGCGCATAATCAAGATGAATCTCACGGTGTGCGGGCACAGAATTGCAATACTTGGAGTGTACGGGGTGAATGACGATGCTCCTGTGGGGCTAAAAGACCAATTCTTTGACCAACTTAATGATGAAATCGAGCAAATTGGAACTACGAGGGAAGTGCTAATCATGGGAGACCTTAATGGAAGAACAGGTAGTAGGAGGGGTTGCAAGGTGGTTGGACCATATGGAGAGGAAGTAGTGAATGATAGCAGTATCCGGATCATCGATAGCTGTGATCAAAatgatcttaaaattttaaacggaTTCTACCAGCGTCGCGACATTCACAAATACACCTGGGTGCAGCCAACGCGAGGTTTGAGGTCCATTATTGACTACGTGATTGTGAggcaaaaatccaagatgaagGTTCAGCATGTGAGAGTGTGCAGAGGTCTCTCATGTGGCAGCGACCACTATTTTCTCGAAGCAAGAATAGCTTTCCCGGCGAAGGACGGCCAGCGAGTCGAGCCTGTGCAGCAAGATCAGCAGCAAGAGAGGGTTGTCCTTCACCGGAAGAAGTATAATATCGATAGTCTCCACCATGACAGCGTTAAACGTCTGTACAGGTAA